The DNA window CCAGGACAAGGCCAACCCGGTCGCCGCCATCCTCTCGGCCGCGATGCTCCTGCGTCACTCGCTCGGCCTGCACGAGGAGGCCCTCGCGGTGGAGGCGGCGGTCGAAGAGGTGATCCAGGACGGTTACCGCACGGTCGACATCCAGGAGGAGGGCGCGAAGGTGGTCGGGACCCGCGAGATGGGGAAGCGCATCACCGCAGCATTGCGCCGGCCGTAAATCCCGGGCGGTCTCAGCCGAGCCGTCCGGTCGTTTCGAGGGAGGTCCGTTACCGATGGTGCTGCAGCGCGACATGGCCAGGCCGGAGAACGACCTGGCGGAACAGCGCCTGCTCGTTCGACAGATCCGCAGGGAGTTGGTGCAGGAGTACCGCGCCCGGTTGGAGACATGTTACGAACCACCGATCCGGATGATGGCCTCCCTCGTCCAGGCACTCGAACGGGAGTGCGCCGAGCGCCATCTGGACGAGACCGCCACGCGCCTGGAGATCGTGAACCGGACGATCGGTGACGTCAACCTCCGCCTCGTCTCCGAGTGCGACGGAGCGGAGGGTGGCCCCGGCGACTACCGGAGACTCGCCGACGAGCTGGGGGTCGCGCTGCCGGGTGAGAACCTGCAGGGATACGTCGCGACCGGGGCCGTGTACCACTGGCTGCGCGACCAGATGCTGGAGGCGGAGCGCGACCTCATGGATCGTGGTTGCGATCCGCGTGTCTACGACATCGCGAGTGTCGGCAACCCCGTCCTGCGGGGCTGGCTGGCCGACGACATGCGGCAATGGGGCCTGACGGTCGGAGCCGAGCACATCGCCCTCGGGCTGGGCGCGACCGACTGCATGGACAAGGTGCTCCGCGGCCTGGGCGCCCTCGCCCGCCTCCGTTCGGAGCCCGCCGGCGCGGTGCTCCTGCCGACCCCGGGCTTCAACATGGTCGAGTCGCAGGCCGCCGCCAACGGTTACCAGCTCCACAGCGTCGAGACCCGGCCCGAAGACAGTTTCAAGTTGACCGCCGAACAGCTTGCCGCGGCGCTCGACGAGAACCCGGAGGTCAGCGTCCTCTACCTCACCGTCACGAGCAATCCTTCCACCTTCGCCTACCAGCCCGACGAGCTGCTCGACCTGCTGGGCGTCCTGCGCCTGCAGCGGCAACGGGGGCGCACCGTCTATCTCATGGCCGACCTGGCCTACGTCGGTACCGGCGTCCCCGCCGAGGACGAGGCCCGGATGCGGGCCCTCAGTTCCGCGGCCGACCTGGCCGACCAGGTCAGCTACGTGAGCAGCCTCTCCAAGACCCACACCCTCACCGGCGAGCGTTTCGCCTGGGTCACCTTCGGCGACGCCGACCTCGCCGGCCGCATGGTCGGCAGTTGGATCAACAGCACCGTGTCGATGCCGGGCGAGTGGCAACTGCGCTTCATGGCGTACCACCGCCTCTTCCGCGAGAACCCCCAGCTTCTCGACAAGGTCCGCAGTCTCTACGGCATGCGGCGCGCTCGGTTGAGGGCCCAGCTTCGGCGGCTCGACGAGCAGTACCAGCTCTTCGAACACATCTACCTCGACGACGACACGACCATTTACAACTGGAGCAAGCTCCGCGAGGGAGAGGACTGCTTCTCGGTACTCGAGAAGACCGGCATCGCGGGAATTCCCGGATCCACCTTCGGCTATTCCGACCAGTACGTCCGCTTCTCGGTAGGGATCCTGCCGGTGGTGCTGAACTGATTCACCCTCTTCGACGCAGAACCAGCGATCGCTTCAATTCAGGAGGTTCCAATGACAAGCTCGGCGAGTGGAACACCGACAAACGGTTCCGGGGAGGCCCAGCTGCGCTCCACCGGCGTGGTTGTGGACTTCAACTGGAACAGCGATCCCAATCCGCTCGCACCGCTGCCCGGCTCGCTTCCGAGCGAGCCGACCCCGCTTCAGGCCGCCCAGGCCGACATCGTCCTCTCCGAGTGCCTGCGTGACGGGCTTCAGGGCGTCGGCAGGTACCCGTCCGTCGACGAGATGTTGCGGTACCTCGAACTGCTGAACAACTTCGGCATCCGGTCCGCCACGGTCGGCATCTACGCCGGGGCCGGTGCGCTCGACGTGACGGTGAAGGAACTGCTCGCCAGCATGCGCGACCAGTTCCCCGACATCGTCCCCTCGGTGCTCTCCGTCTGCACCCCGGCGTCCCTCAGGTGGACCGCCGAGTGCAAGGAGATCCACCCCGCGCTCGAGGCCATCGTCTTCATGGGCAGCTCGCCGTCGCGCCGCATGGTGCAGGGCTGGGACCTGGACTTCGTCCTCGGCAAGCTGGAGACGTTCATCAAGCAGACCGTCGACGAGGGCATTCCTGTCATCGGCGGCACCGAGCACACGACCCAGACGTCACCGGAGGACGTCCGCGAGATCACCCGCGTCCAGGTCGAGAACGGTGCCTACCGCGTCGCGGTCGCGGACACCATCGGCATCGCGCGTCCGGTCGGCGCGTACCGGCTCTGTCGCTTCGTCCGCGAGATCCTCGACGAGCTGGGCACCCCGGACATGAAGCTGGACTGGCACGGCCACCGCGACACCGGAAACGCGCTGGGCAACGCCATGATGGCCCTCGTGGCCGGTGCCGACCGGATCCACGTCGTGTCGCGCGGCGTCGGCGAGCGCTCTGGGAATGCCTCACTCGAGGAGGTCGTGCTCAACCTGGCCGCCATTCGACAGGAGGGCGGCCTGCCGGTCGGCTGGAACATGTCCGAACTCCTCGGCCTGATCTCGTTCTATCAGGAGATGGTCGGCGTCGTCACCCCCGAGCACGGGGTGCTGGGCAAGCGCTACAGCTACACCAGCTCCGGCATCCACACCGACGCCATTCTCAAGGCGAACGCCCTCGCCGAGAACGCCCGGAAGGCGCAGGACTTCGAGCTGGAGAACAAGCTGCGCACGATGGCCCGCACCGTGTATTCGGCGATCGATCCCGCCTTCGTCGGCGGGGCGTACTCGGTGGGCGTCAGCCAGTGGAGCGGGCTGAGCTCGGTGAAGCTCGCCTGGCTGGAGAGCGGCCGCGACCCCGAGAAGCTCTCTGCCGAGCGTGCCGAGGAGGTCCTCTCCCACGTCAAGGGGCTGGGCCGCGAGCTGGAGGGCGAGGAACTGGAGGCCTGGTTCGCGAAGTCGTGAACCGCTCGCGAAGCAGAGGAACACGAGGGAACCACACACATCCTGCGGCTTGGAGAGGCGCCATGAGTCAACGAACGATGTTCGACAAGATCTGGGATGCCCACGTAGTGCGTGACGAGCCCGGTGAGGTGCCCGTCATCTATATCGACCGCCATCTGACACACGAGGCGACATCGCCGCAGGCCTTCGCCGGTCTGCGGGCCCGCAAGCTGCCGGTTCACCGTACCGACGCCACCATCGCCGTGATCGACCACAACGTGCCCACCGTCCCCGGTCGGCGGATGATCGACGTCGTCGACGCCGCGAGCGTGACCTGCATCGAGACGATGGAGGAGAACGCCCGCGACTTCGGGGTCACCCTCTTCGACATGAAGGACGAGTACCAGGGCATCGTCCACGTCATCGGCCCCGAACTCGGCATCTCTCTTCCGGGCATGACCGTCGTCTGCGGCGACTCCCACACCTCCACCCACGGCGCCCTGGGAATCTTCGCCATCGGCATCGGCACCAGCGAGGTCGAGCATGTGCTGGCAACCCAGTGCCTGCAGCAGCAGAAGCCGAAGACGATGAACATCCGGGTCGAGGGGACGCTCGCGCCCGGGGTCACCGCGAAGGACGTCGCGCTGGCGATCATCCGCAAGTTCGGCACGAACGTCGGCTCCAACCACGTCATCGAGTTCAGCGGCTCCGCCATCCGATCGCTCTCCATCGAAGGGCGCATGACGCTGTGCAACATGGCGATCGAGGCCGGCGCGCGTGCCGGCATGGTCGCCCCCGACGAGGTCACGATCGAGTACGTCAAGGGCCGCCCGTACGCCCCGCAGGGCGAGCTCTTCGACCTGGCGGCGGCCAACTGGCGGGAGCTTGCCAGCGACCCCGGCGCCCAGTTCGACGCCGTCCTCGACATCGACGTCGACGACCTCGTCCCGCAGGTCGCCTGGGGCACGGACCCGGGCATGGTCGCCGACATCACCGGCACGGTGCCCGACCCGGCCGCGGAGAGCGACAGCGTCACCCGCCAGGCCTACGAGCGGGCTCTGGAGTACATGGGGCTGACGCCGGGCCAGAAGATCCAGGACATCGACATCCAGACGGTCTTCATCGGTTCATGCACCAACTCACGACTCGAGGACCTGCGGGAGGCCGCCGGCTACGTCGAGGGGCGGCACGTCGCTCCGCACGTACGCGCGATCGTCGTACCCGGCTCGATGCAGGTCAGCCGGCAGGCCGAAGAGGAGGGGCTGGCCAAGAT is part of the Micromonospora olivasterospora genome and encodes:
- a CDS encoding pyridoxal phosphate-dependent aminotransferase; translated protein: MVLQRDMARPENDLAEQRLLVRQIRRELVQEYRARLETCYEPPIRMMASLVQALERECAERHLDETATRLEIVNRTIGDVNLRLVSECDGAEGGPGDYRRLADELGVALPGENLQGYVATGAVYHWLRDQMLEAERDLMDRGCDPRVYDIASVGNPVLRGWLADDMRQWGLTVGAEHIALGLGATDCMDKVLRGLGALARLRSEPAGAVLLPTPGFNMVESQAAANGYQLHSVETRPEDSFKLTAEQLAAALDENPEVSVLYLTVTSNPSTFAYQPDELLDLLGVLRLQRQRGRTVYLMADLAYVGTGVPAEDEARMRALSSAADLADQVSYVSSLSKTHTLTGERFAWVTFGDADLAGRMVGSWINSTVSMPGEWQLRFMAYHRLFRENPQLLDKVRSLYGMRRARLRAQLRRLDEQYQLFEHIYLDDDTTIYNWSKLREGEDCFSVLEKTGIAGIPGSTFGYSDQYVRFSVGILPVVLN
- the leuC gene encoding 3-isopropylmalate dehydratase large subunit, with translation MSQRTMFDKIWDAHVVRDEPGEVPVIYIDRHLTHEATSPQAFAGLRARKLPVHRTDATIAVIDHNVPTVPGRRMIDVVDAASVTCIETMEENARDFGVTLFDMKDEYQGIVHVIGPELGISLPGMTVVCGDSHTSTHGALGIFAIGIGTSEVEHVLATQCLQQQKPKTMNIRVEGTLAPGVTAKDVALAIIRKFGTNVGSNHVIEFSGSAIRSLSIEGRMTLCNMAIEAGARAGMVAPDEVTIEYVKGRPYAPQGELFDLAAANWRELASDPGAQFDAVLDIDVDDLVPQVAWGTDPGMVADITGTVPDPAAESDSVTRQAYERALEYMGLTPGQKIQDIDIQTVFIGSCTNSRLEDLREAAGYVEGRHVAPHVRAIVVPGSMQVSRQAEEEGLAKIFREAGFEWREAGCSMCIAMNGDRLSAGERCASTSNRNFEGRQGRGGRTHLVSPIMAAAAAVAGHFVDVRNL